CTTGATATTTGATTCTGTATATAATGCGCTATCTGCTACTATCAAACTATCAACTTGTATTCTTTTCTGATATTCAACTGCGATTTCTCCAAATTTTTTAGAATCAACTTCATTCCCTGATACTGCTTTTATATATATTGGTATATCTCCATCTCCTGAACATACTAATTGTGTAATAAATTGTTTTAAATCTGGACGATGATCTCTTGAATAACCATAGGTCAGCTTTATCGCTTGAGGTGATTGACTCTCTTCATTTTCTTTTTCCAATGAACCTGATTCTTTTTGATTTTTAAATATTACTGATGGTAAACTATTTTCATATTCTCCATCTACATGAAATGATGTCGAATCCAAGTGTGATGATGAAAGTGATATCTGATATATTTTTACCGCATTTAAACTGACTGCTAAAAATGTTGTATCTAGTCCTTTTATAAATAATTTATCTAATACTCTTCCCAGCTTATCATCGTTGAAATATTCTGGTTTTGCTCCTGCACCAATTAAGTGTTCACAAGCGATTAATTCAAAGAATTTTGGGAACATATATAAAGGCTGTGACATCATGCTTAATCCATTTAAAATCATCGCCTTTACTACCTGACCCGCACTGACTTTTTCTTCTGGTTCTGACCCTAGTAAATTATTAATTATTTCTACTATCCCAATTGAATCTACTATTCCTGCTACTATTCCTAAATGGTCAATCTTCTTCAATTCAAGGTCTTTTATATTCAACATGACAACAGAAACTCCACAAAAGTATCTGTTTTGTATTTTCTCATTTTTCTGTTGAGTCAACACATTTTTTTAGTTTTTTCATTGTCATTGAGGATAAACCTTTCAATGATTTTAAACTAAGTTTTCTATCAAAATAACCTAAGAACCAATAATTTCGTACTTAGTCGTGAATATTTAACTGTATCTCTAACTTAATAGTAATAATTCCTATTTAGCTTTAACAAATCCTCTCAACATTTAGTTCTTATGTACTAAATACATCCGTTTGCTTGGGGTGTGACAGTTGTGGGTGCGGAATGTGGGATATAAGCATCTCTGGGGTCACGAACTAAATAAATAGTTTTTGGGAATAGATAGAATAGAGGCCAATGGGTTTTCATTAATGGGCGTTTTGAAAGATGATTTAATCGCTCTTTATGTAGTTCAATTTCAGGAACATAATCATCAATATTACGAAAGGTTATCTCTAATTTCTGTTCTAATAAGTTAGCTACCAAAAACCTAACCCATGTATTACCACTCTTGGGGTATGAACACAAAAAAGTATCGTCGCTATATACTTTATTAAGTCCCAATTTTAACAAGTCATCATTCGAGTTCATAAGCAGTCAGTTATTTGAAAAAATGTGAATATTTAAGATTTTACGAAGCTTATTAGATTGCGGAATTTTGATACTAGTGGTCTGTCAATATTAATTTTGTGTGTTAACGAAGTTTGAAAGTATTGCTAACAAACGGTTATAAAATTTAATAACTCACAATTTCAAGCTTGACAGACTACTAGATTAATTGCCTGCAACTTTAGAGAACAATACGATGATCATAGTCCCATATTGTTTTCACAAATGTTGAATGTTGTAATAAAATGTTATATGTCAGAATATAATTATCCTGTTAACGTTCTACGCGAAGGAAAGCTTGTAAGATTCGGGTTGATAAGTAGGTGGGCGGAGGAAAATCAAAATATATTCCGTTTTGTAAAATGGCTGAAACTCAACCACAATAACGCATTAGGGTAAATTTACATATCATTACACATTTTAGTTATTTTACGTCCACCTACTTCCCGATACCGTTCCTGTTCAATCCTTATTTGTTTGAAGTGCTGCAATATATTACTTTTCCTGAACATAAGTTGATCATGACTCAAACAGCAATTTCTCAATCTGAGAATAGTGTCGATATTGGCTTACTGGCTCGTGATGCTGGTATTGCCTTAATTTTACAAGCGATTGGTGATGCCCTTGCCTATATGCTGCAATTTGCACTGATCTGGTGGATGGGGTCAACCGAATATGGTGTTTATAATTACGCACTCTCTTGGTCCTACTTATTAGCAATTTTTGCAGGTTTAGGTTTGCCTCATGCGGTTTTGCGCTTGGTTTCAGAATACAAGGTTCAACAAAATTGGGGGATGTTGCGGGGGATAATTCGGGGAAGTTGGCTACTGGTTTTTCTATCAGGCTGCGTGGTTTCTCTTCTAGGAAGTGTGATTGTGTTAATCATTAATCGGTATTACGAATCGGACTATACGACTCCTCTGCTCATTGGTCTGTGGATGGTGCTATTGCAGGCTTTAACTCAGCTACAGTTAGAAACTTTCAGAGCCTTGGAAGATATTACACTAGCCTTTGCACCCTCACGTATTTTATCGCCTGCCTTAATTCTGCTGGGAGGTTTTCTTCTTTTC
The window above is part of the Dolichospermum sp. DET69 genome. Proteins encoded here:
- a CDS encoding sulfotransferase domain-containing protein, yielding MNSNDDLLKLGLNKVYSDDTFLCSYPKSGNTWVRFLVANLLEQKLEITFRNIDDYVPEIELHKERLNHLSKRPLMKTHWPLFYLFPKTIYLVRDPRDAYIPHSAPTTVTPQANGCI